Genomic segment of Glutamicibacter sp. JL.03c:
TGCCTACCTGCTGGCCACCGGTCGTGCACGGCCCCATGAGATTCTTGCTATTACCTTCACCAACAAGGCCGCGGCGGAAATGCGCGAGCGTGCATCCGAGCTCATCGGCGAAGACCAGGCCAAGAAAATGTGGATCTCCACTTTCCACTCCTCTTGCGTGCGCATTCTGCGTCGCGAAGCAGCGACGATTGGCCTGAAGTCCAACTTCTCCATCTATGATTCAACCGATTCCCTTCGGTTGATCACCCTAGTGGCCAAGTCCCTTGAGATTGACCCCAAGCGCTTTACCCCCAAGGCCATCGCGCACAAGATTTCTTCGTTGAAGAACGAACTCATTGATGATGAAGACTATGCTGCGACCATCAATACCAACGACCCGTTTTCGCGTGCCGTTGCCGAGGTCTACCGGGGATACACCCGGCGGATGCGTTCGGCCAATGCGCTGGACTTCGACGATCTCATCGGCCAGGTCGTCTACATGTTCCGTGCATTCCCACGGGTTGCCGATAGCTATCGTCGCCGATTCCGCCACGTGCTGATCGACGAATACCAGGATACGAACCACGCACAGTACTCGCTGATTCGCGAGCTGACCGGGACCGAGGGGGAGACCTCCCCGGGTGAGCTGACGGTTGTGGGTGACTCGGACCAGTCGATCTATGCCTTCCGTGGCGCCGATATCCGCAACATCATCGAATTCGAAAAGGACTACCCGAACGCGGCGACGATCAAGCTGGAGCAGAACTACCGCTCCACGCAGACGATCTTGTCTGCTGCCAACGAAGTTATCAAGCGCAATCCGGACCGCAACGACAAGCGGTTGTGGACCGCTAGCGGTGATGGCGAACTGATTACCGGGTACGTCGGTGAATCCGAGTCCGACGAGGCGCGGTGGATCGCCGAAGAGATCCTGCGGCTCAATGACGAGAATGATGTCCGGCCGGGCGATGTAGCGATTTTCTACCGCACCAATGCCCAGTCTCGCGCGCTGGAAGAGCAGCTGATGCGTGTTGACCTCAAGTACCGAGTTGTGGGCGGTACAAGGTTCTACGATCGCAAGGAAATCAAGGATGCCTTGGCCTACCTGCGTGTTCTGGTGAATCCCGAAGACGACATCAACGTGCGTCGAATCCTCAATGAACCCAAGCGCGGGATCGGTGACCGTGCCGAGGGCGCAGTGGCGGCCCTGGCGGACCGAGAACGCATGTCCTTCATGGAAGCTTTGCGCCGTTCGGACGAGGCTCCTGGCCTCGGTACCCGTGGCATCAAGATGACTGCTGCCTTCGTGTCGCTGATCGATGACCTGCAGACTGTCGCCGAAGGTTCCGGCCCGGCAGAAGCCCTGGAGGCGGTGCTGGAGCAAACCGGCTACCTGGAAAACCTGCGCCTATCCACCGACCCGCAGGATGAATCACGTGTCGAGAACCTGGCCGAATTGGTCGCGGTGGTTCGCGACTTCGTCAACGAGGATCCTGAAGGCGGGCTCGCCGGCTTCTTGGAGCGGGTGGCCTTGGTGGCTGATGCTGATCAGATTCCTGAAGCTCCGAGCGATGATGAAGGCGCAGCCATGGCCGCGCAGGAAGGCATGGTCACGTTGATGACCCTGCATACCGCCAAGGGCTTGGAATTCCCCGTCGTGTTCCTCACCGGCATGGAACATGGTGTT
This window contains:
- the pcrA gene encoding DNA helicase PcrA, whose product is MDFLFDDFATDTTPQVRPSAEDLLLGMNPQQEEAVRYAGGPLLIVAGAGSGKTRVLTHRIAYLLATGRARPHEILAITFTNKAAAEMRERASELIGEDQAKKMWISTFHSSCVRILRREAATIGLKSNFSIYDSTDSLRLITLVAKSLEIDPKRFTPKAIAHKISSLKNELIDDEDYAATINTNDPFSRAVAEVYRGYTRRMRSANALDFDDLIGQVVYMFRAFPRVADSYRRRFRHVLIDEYQDTNHAQYSLIRELTGTEGETSPGELTVVGDSDQSIYAFRGADIRNIIEFEKDYPNAATIKLEQNYRSTQTILSAANEVIKRNPDRNDKRLWTASGDGELITGYVGESESDEARWIAEEILRLNDENDVRPGDVAIFYRTNAQSRALEEQLMRVDLKYRVVGGTRFYDRKEIKDALAYLRVLVNPEDDINVRRILNEPKRGIGDRAEGAVAALADRERMSFMEALRRSDEAPGLGTRGIKMTAAFVSLIDDLQTVAEGSGPAEALEAVLEQTGYLENLRLSTDPQDESRVENLAELVAVVRDFVNEDPEGGLAGFLERVALVADADQIPEAPSDDEGAAMAAQEGMVTLMTLHTAKGLEFPVVFLTGMEHGVFPHQRSMTDEKELAEERRLAYVGLTRARERLYLTRAEQRSLWGQAQYNPASQFLEEIPGQLIDWKREGSGSMGFGFGNSTVNFATSRYERGSHWGAGTSSSAPQRGHNAAPVSKQRVVQNKDITIPEVGQSVKHSAFGLGTVIALEGAGDKTVAKVQFPDSEKRLLLRYAPLEIVE